Below is a genomic region from Miscanthus floridulus cultivar M001 chromosome 1, ASM1932011v1, whole genome shotgun sequence.
CAACCGGCCTTCTTCGGCGGATCATCTTAGCCCTTTAGCGGGAGTTCGCTATGAAGGACCTTGGTGAACTGCATTACTTCCTCGGTATGCATGTTCAGCGCAGTGGTGGTGGCCTTCTTCTTTCTCAGCGACAATATATGCTAGACATTCTTGATCGTGCCGGGATGGCAGAGTGTAAGCCGTGTTCCACTCCAGTTGACACCAATCCGAAGATTGCTGCAGCAGATGGCACCCCTGTCTCTAACCCTTCAGACTTTCGCAGCCTCATTGGAGCCTTACAGTACCTAACTTTCACCCAGCCGGATATTGCATATGCTGTGCAGCAAGTCTGTCTTCATATGCACGACCCTCACGAGCCTCACCTTGCAGCTCTGAAGTGGATTCTGCGCTATGTTCGAGGCACTCTCCACCTTGGTCTCCTACTGCGACCGTCTACTTCGGCTGATCTTGTCATCTACACTGATGCTGATTGGGCTGGTTGTCCAGACACCCGCAAGTCGACCTCAAGCTATGCTGTGTTTCTTGGCGACAATCTTGTCTCATGGTCCTCCAAGCGCCAGAACACGGTGTCAAGATCCAGTGCTGAAGCCGAGTATCACGCGGTGGCCAATGGAGTTGCTGAGGCCACCTGGCTGCGCCAGCTTCTTCTAGAGCTGCATGCCCCTCTCCGGCGTGCCACACTGGTGTATTGCGACAACATCAGTGCCGTCTACATGACCTCTAACCCGATATAGCATCAGCGAACCAAGCACATTGAGATTGATCTTCACTTCGTCCTGGAGCGAGTCGCCATTGGTGATCTTCGTGTTCTGCATGTTACATTTCTTCACAATATGCGGATATCTTCACCAAAGGGCTGCCTCTTCAGTGTTCACGGAGTTCAGGTCCAGTCTAAATGTGCAAAGTGGCTGACGATTCGACTGTGGGGGCGTGTTAGAATAGGCGCCTATGGGCTGGCCATGGGCCTGGCGCCCAAGCCTATTGGGTGGGTTGCCTCTAGGGATTATGGTAGATGATCATTGATTAGGCAAGTATCACCGTTAATTAGGTGTTTCTATAAATCCTTcctgatccttgcctatataatgTACTCCCTGTACCCATATCAATCTATCACAATTTTCCGAGACCTATTCGCTCTCAATGTCACCTGCAAAAGTAATTTTCTGTTAAAATGCAGTAAAATTTGTTCTCAGGTAGTTAATAGCACTGTATAGAGGATATTTTTCACAATTAAAATTCCATTTTTTATTCATCAAATTTTAACAAAACGAATGAAAACAACAGTTTATGTGCAACCAATATGTAACCAGCCTAGGTTTCAATAATACACGGAGAGAACAATGGGAGCATCTGCTAATGCAATTGAGATATAAAAAATAACTGTGTCTATCTATGGTACTGACTACAAAAGACAAAAAAATGTGTGAAAGTTTCCTTATTAAATAAACTCACCACGACAATTACAAAAGCCACAGTTGAGAAGCTGCTTCCAAGTTTTGAGATGATCTGCCCAGAGAACTCTCCCCGCTTCATAAAGAAAAGAATCAACATAAGAGAACCCACTAACCACTTCATTATAAGCTGTTCGTGTAGAAACCGTGCAGACCAGTCAATGATCAACTAGAATAATGAGGCCATGGAACAGCAATGCTGACTACATGGTGCCTACTTGATTCTGGGTTTTAACTGTTGCATTGTTAGTAATAAAGGGAAAACACAATTAATACTCATGGAGTAACTGTTTACATCCTAATGCTTGTCAAAGCTTTTGATGATTGTTTGTACTTACCAAGAGAACTGCTGAAGCCATTAGGATGAAGAATCTTTTGTAGTTTCTTTTCCCTATGCAATTGTTGAGCCACTACATGACACAACTACAGAATATTAGTTAAAATAGCATTTCTTTAAAGGAAAGACAATGTTTAAAAACAAAATTATCGAAGAAATCTTACCCTACAGTGGTGGTCAAAGCCATCAACACACTTGTTACAAACCCTAAAATGCTTACTGTGCTGCAACACCTGCGTAAAATAGCCATAGTAACTCCAGTTGCAAATAAGTGACAATCGTTCCAAACTTTGATTACAAAACACATTGAGTTTGAGTCTTTGGAAGTGACACaagtagatttgtcttgaaagGCAGTTTCATAATGTAGACTTTTCTATATTTTATACATATGTTATGATAAAAATTCAAAGTTTGGAACATTCCCCCAGCTCCAAAATGTAAGATGTTTCAGTTTTGTCCTTAGTCAAACTTCTCTGACTTTGGCTGAGGTTATACAAAATACATATTAACATTTACAGTACAAATAAATGCATTTTCAATTTTATGGTGGATATGAAACTAATTGATGTTATAGATATTGGTGCATTTTTCTTAACTTAGTCAAAGCTAGAGAAATTTGACTCAAACATCTTACAATTTTAAAAGGAGGGAGTAGTTGACTTCGATAACCTCAAAACATCACTTATTTGTAACTGCAGGGAGTCCTAGTCCTAGAAAATCACAACTCAAAATGCTGTGGAGCTGTGACTATTTTGTGGCTTTGGAAAGGTATATCATCTGTTTGTTGAGAAAATTCATTTAACAATGGACTTAAGAGAAACTGTACAGATGAGGAGCTGAAGAGGAATATTTCAATGATCAAGTTGCAACATTAATTTTGAAAGAGAGATAAATCTGGTGACATACCTCTGCTTCACACAAGCTGCAGAAAAACATGCCTTCACTTGCGTTCTGTTCTGAAGATTGATCATCCGAGTGGAACCATCTTTTGCATAAGCAAGAAAATGGGAAGCACATCAAGCAAAGAAGCCTGGTAAATGTCAGGTATGAAGATGAATCCTTTCCTTCAAAAATATTGCTTAACTTCTCACTGTTATTAACAGCACTGCAACCATTGCTGAATGACTCTCTTTCATATGGTCTTTTCGATTTTAAGAAAATGCCTGGATCACCAGGATCTGTAGCAGCGCACCATATATATAACAAGACAACACAGGTGATCTGCAAAATGTCTTGCAACGGTTACTAATCAAATTGCAATGCAGAAGCAAAGATAGAAAGCTTTCATCTGATTCATTGCTCAGATGTTTGATTAATGACACTTCCAGCCACAATAAGTTAATGATAGAGGCATTAAATTATAAGCACAGATTGCTCCATACTAACAGGAAACATCAATACCACTGTTCTGTCAAGTAAAAAATGTTCAACTTTAACCATGACAAGTAGTCAACCTTGACATGAAGTTCACATTGCTTAGTGTGATAACTGGATCGTTTCCCTTTTCATGGACTGGAATAATCCTTTGCAAAAGAAAGAAAGCTCTGGTGGAAATAATGATGGGAAGAACCTCTATTTGCTTTCTCTTGGATTGTTATAAGAAGCTTAGAGGCCCAATTCCAATGTGAGCAAGTTTTGCCACTGACCTGCACAATGTTACAATCAGCACATACACACACATATTATAGTGACCTACACTAACCTGAAATGATAAATTTGGCTTCATTACTCAACATACACTGTAGGCTGAAAGGACTCTGTTACTGTTAGTCAGTGCTTGTGTTTTCTATGTTTGTTCATATGACACATTAATATTTGTATCAACTACCAAAGCATAGCATACTCCTCACTGCACATACTAAAGAGGTAAAGAAAGACACAGAGGTGAAGAGCACAAAAGGGAAATGTAGATCTAAGTAACCACTCTAAAGAAGGGTCACACACACAAGAAGGCTGTTTGAAACAGAAGGGGGACAACACAATGATGGCAGCTGTTCACCAGTGGGGTGTAGAGGCCCATGAGCAAATACTGCATCCTATCTCCCCCAACGGAAGGGAACGAAGAAGACGAGGATGGTAGGTAGGGTAGCTGCCACCCGTGCCTCCTCATCGCCAGCAAGGAAGGAAGAGTCCTCAGAGAAATCAGTCCGCCCGGAGGAAGGGAGTCAAAGGGGACATTTAATTTTTTACCATTATTACAATGTCACTGACATAGTATTTTATATACCAATCACCTCGTAAGTCTGATAACTGGTGAGTAAATGGCGGCAGGCGCTGCCAGGGAGCACCAAATGCGAAATCAAGAGGGAGGGCTTCCGTGGGTTAAAATCGATTGTCGTTAAGTAAACACTAAATTTTAGCCACTATAAACTTTAGAGCATGAAACTGTTTAGGGCCTGTATGTTTCTCTAGTTCTAGGACTAAAGACTAAAATAAAAACTAAATAGTAAGTCTTTAATGGTGTTTGTTTAAACAAAATAGAGAGGACTAAAGGGTATTAAAGCTACTCAACAAAAACTAAAATACCCTCACCTCAAGGGGTGGGGACCAGAAGGGGTGGGGACGGAAGAGGGACATATGGTGTCAATTTGGCCCCATAAGTCTCAATAAACCTCACTCAAGGAACTTCTGCATTTTAGTCTCTAGTCCCTGTTTTAGTCACTCCTATTTGGTTAAAAGGGACTAAAAGAAACTAAATTTTAGAGTCTAGTCCCTATTTCCATAGAAACAAACAGGTCCTTACTATCTTTGTCTAACAAAGAAAGTAAATCTCGCTTTCCGGTGAGTCATTCTTAATTTTGACTAAATacatataaaaaatatttatatttatgatacgtaataagtatcattagattaatcatgtgaaatatttcataataaatttaactAGAGATAACTAAAGATTCTTTGACTACATGTAAAGCAAGATTTATACTTATTTAGACGGAGGTAATAGA
It encodes:
- the LOC136460566 gene encoding probable protein S-acyltransferase 22: MRRHGWQLPYLPSSSSSFPSVGGDRMQYLLMGLYTPLITCVVLLYIWCAATDPGDPGIFLKSKRPYERESFSNGCSAVNNSEKLSNIFEGKDSSSYLTFTRLLCLMCFPFSCLCKRWFHSDDQSSEQNASEGMFFCSLCEAEVLQHSKHFRVCNKCVDGFDHHCRWLNNCIGKRNYKRFFILMASAVLLRGEFSGQIISKLGSSFSTVAFVIVVVTCTLLAMVATIPLSQLLCFHILLKKKAEFK